Genomic DNA from Nitratidesulfovibrio vulgaris str. Hildenborough:
GGCCTCGCTGGACGACCCTGCCCTTGCGTCCGCCGATGTGGTGGTCATCGCAGCCGGGCCTCTTGCCAGTGCGGGACTCAGCGACAGCCTCGCCGCCGTGGTCGGCGGGCAGTTGTACTTCTACGACGCCATCGCCCCCATCATCGCCGCGGAATCCATCGACCTTTCCATCGTCTTCAGCGGTTCGCGCTACGGCGAACCCGGCGAAGAGGGCGACTACCTCAACTGCCCCATGAACCGCGACGAATACGACGCCTTCTACGAAGCGCTGCTGGCAGCCGAGAAGGTTCCCTCGCGCGATTTCGAGAAGGAGTTGCACTTCGAAGGGTGCATGCCCATCGAAGCACTGGCCGAACGCGGCCCCCGCACGCTGGTCTTCGGCCCCTTCAAGCCCGTGGGATTCACCGACCCGCGCACCGGAACCCGCCCCTACGCCATCATCCAGTTGCGTGCCGAGAACCGTAACAAGACGGCCTTCAACATCGTCGGCTGCCAGACCAAGCTCAAGTACGCCGAACAGGAACGGGTCTTCCGCATGATACCCGGTCTTGCCGGGGCCGAGTTCGTGCGCCACGGCAGCGTCCACCGCAACACCTACGTCAACGCCCCGCGTGTGCTGGCAGACGACCTCTCGCTACGTGCCGACAAGCGCGTCTTTCTCGCCGGGCAGATTACCGGTGTTGAGGGCTACGTCGAATCCGCAGCCTGCGGCATGTGGCTCGGAATGGTGCTGGCGGCGCGGATTCAGGGGCGCGAACTCCCCACCCCGCCGCCCCAGACGGCCCTCGGTGCCCTGCTCATGCACCTGCGCACCCCGGTGAAGAACTTCCAGCCCTCCAACGCCAACTTCGGCCTCATGCCCGAACTGGGCCTCAAGGTGAAGAAGCGCGAACGCAAGCCGCTCTACAGCGCCCGCGCCCGTGAGCACTTCGTGCGCTGGCTTGCCGAGGCGGGTGTGACGCCCGTCATCGAACCGCTGTTGCCGACGGCGCCAGACACGACAGGCGCGGCAGGGGAAGAGACGACACAAGCCGAATCGTAAACCCACCGTCTTTACGCCAGTGCCTGTCTTCAGGTAGGGTCGTCTGAAGCCCCCATAGGGAGGAAGGCAGGCATGGCATATGACGGAACGGACGTCCTACTGGTCGCAGCTTCGGCACTCGGTTTTCTCGCCGGCGCCTTTATCCATGGGTCCGCAGACCAGTTGATGCGACGGTACGTGCCCTACACGTTCGCACAGGAAGACACGCTCAGGTGGTCTGCCCACGAATTCGCCTTCGAAAAAAACGTGCCGCTACATATCCAGAAGAGGTATGTAGCGGCCGGTCTTTTGTGCGGGCTGGCGTCACTTGGGGCCACAACCGTCGCGTTCAGGGCGGGCAACCTCATGGGAATGGTGCTCTTCTCCCTTGCCAGCTGCGCCATCATCCACTCGTACATCCGCGACGTTCTCGCCTACAGGCGGAACAGGGAATCGCACTGAACGACGCGCCCACGTTCCGCAGACATCAGAAGGCCTGACCGACTCCAGCCATACAGGGCAGCGTCTTGAATGACCTGACAGGATTAGAAGAGCACACGCCCTACCCGGAACAGCGTTGCAACACGTCGGCGAGGAGTGCCTCGTGCTCACGCTGGCGCACGGCATCGAAGTCCTCCGGCGTGTAGCGCATCTGCAACTTGTACAGGTTGGCCCACGCGCTGGAGAGATGCACGGCGTCCGCCTGCGCCGCACGCCCCGACCGCTTCATGTGCCGCACCCGCAGGTGCCCCTGATAGACGGGCAGGTCGCCCGCCACGGCATGGCGTATGTCATGTTCGAGGTCGTCGTACTGGCTGGGAGAGAAGCGCACGTCGAAGTGTCCGCAACGGTCGATGGCCTCCCGGCGGAACAGGTGACAGCAGCCCGTCACCGACACGCAGGGCCGCATGTAGCCGAAGACCCCGAAATCCAGTTCCTGATGCTGGATGTCCGACACCGAGAAACGCCGTTCGTAGACCGGCACCGGGCCGCCCGGTTCACCCGAAGGCCCCCCGGGGTCGAGGTGCAGGTCGACACTCTGCAACATCATGGGCACGGCATGGTCAACCACCCGGCACCCGTACACCCCGTGGCCGGGGTACGCCGTCATGGCGGCGCCGAAGAGACGCAGCCAGTCCGGGGGCACAACTGCGTCGTCGTCAAGGAAGACAAGCCAGTCGCAGCTGCGGGTCTCCGGCAGGGTGAGCAGCCAGTTACGGGCAGCGGGCGCACCGACGTTGCACGGCAGCGTCACCACCAGCAGCCTGTCGCCAAGACGCGCTCGGTACTCTGCCAGCACCTCCTGCGTGCCGTCGGTGGAACCGTTGTCGAGCACGATGACCCGCGCATCGCCAAGGTCTGAACCGGCAAGCGCAGCCA
This window encodes:
- the trmFO gene encoding methylenetetrahydrofolate--tRNA-(uracil(54)-C(5))-methyltransferase (FADH(2)-oxidizing) TrmFO, encoding MTTITTAAIIGAGLAGCECALRLARAGVRVTLFEMKPAAFSPAHSNPDLGELVCSNSLRSDDIASGVGLLKQEMRELGSIVMEAADATRVPAGKALAVDRDLFARHITAVIEAEPGITLERREVASLDDPALASADVVVIAAGPLASAGLSDSLAAVVGGQLYFYDAIAPIIAAESIDLSIVFSGSRYGEPGEEGDYLNCPMNRDEYDAFYEALLAAEKVPSRDFEKELHFEGCMPIEALAERGPRTLVFGPFKPVGFTDPRTGTRPYAIIQLRAENRNKTAFNIVGCQTKLKYAEQERVFRMIPGLAGAEFVRHGSVHRNTYVNAPRVLADDLSLRADKRVFLAGQITGVEGYVESAACGMWLGMVLAARIQGRELPTPPPQTALGALLMHLRTPVKNFQPSNANFGLMPELGLKVKKRERKPLYSARAREHFVRWLAEAGVTPVIEPLLPTAPDTTGAAGEETTQAES
- a CDS encoding glycosyltransferase family 2 protein; the protein is MFSFWNELPDDLRVPLLKGGVGRLHLLSVAEVALQKAGGAPPDAAFRFLRLGGGLMRAAWESAPLEGRTARQMLVLHGAYPFLPTQVARLAAHLADHDTPPADAGALLQVLHSRDAKAICRHLERMRRLEPRNLFWTRQAALMGLAEGCLDWFEGWLAGAEGIPAPLLEAMRADVAFAREAWTDAAAGYARAFRGLPLDVWRIRMGEASYRAGDAGAALAAWQAALPDMPWQVNLLLRCDDVARGRDRPGDLPAGRGAVLLYSWNKADCLPQTLAALAGSDLGDARVIVLDNGSTDGTQEVLAEYRARLGDRLLVVTLPCNVGAPAARNWLLTLPETRSCDWLVFLDDDAVVPPDWLRLFGAAMTAYPGHGVYGCRVVDHAVPMMLQSVDLHLDPGGPSGEPGGPVPVYERRFSVSDIQHQELDFGVFGYMRPCVSVTGCCHLFRREAIDRCGHFDVRFSPSQYDDLEHDIRHAVAGDLPVYQGHLRVRHMKRSGRAAQADAVHLSSAWANLYKLQMRYTPEDFDAVRQREHEALLADVLQRCSG